The genomic interval TGCTACTCCAAATCAGTTGAGATGTTGAAGTGTTCACTTCGGTTGCTGCTGCATTATTTGAAGTATCGGACAATTCCTCTCTCAGCTTAAATCATTACCTATTCAGCAACGCCATTTGCTTTTGCCAGTGCCGCTGGATTAGTGCATGGCAGCTTTATTCTAAACGTTGCACCCTTACCAGGGGGGCTAATCGCTGTAATCGTGCCCTGATGAGCTTCGACAATCCGGCGAGCGATCGCCAATCCTAGCCCAGTGCCACTGCCTTGGCGGGACGGATCAGCCGTATAAAACTGCTCAAAAATATGAGGTAACGCAGCTTCACTAATGCCAGGGCCTTGGTCCCGGATCGTAACAATCGCTTCACCGTTCTGCGATCGCCCCACAACAAAGACCTGAGTGTCAGGAATCGAGTGCTTGATGGCGTTATCCAGAATATTCATAAAGGCTTGCAGCAAACGTTCTGGATCTCCTTGGCTCTGCATGTTGGCCACATCCATCTGAATGCCAATGCCTTTAGATTGCATGCGAGATTCTACCGCTCGCACCGCTCGGTTCACCAAATCCCGCAAGTTGACCGGCTGTTGCTCTAGGGGCGCAACTCCTGCTTCTAATCGGCCCAAGTCTAGTAAGTCGTGAATTAAGCGAGCGAGCCGTTTGGTTTCGTCTTCAACCGTTTGGATAAAGCGATCGCGCAACTCGGGTTCTTCACTGGCACCACTCTTTAAGGCTTCCACTGTCACTAAAACATTGCTCACGGGCGTCCGCAGTTCGTGGGAGACACTAGCTAAAAAAGCACGTCGCTCCTTGTCCAGAGAAGCCAAGCGCTTACTCATGCGGTTCAGTTCTGTAGCCAGCTGACCCAGTTCGTCTGCTTGCTGAATGCTGAGTTCCTCGCCTAGATGACCGCTGCCAATCTGTATGGCAAAGTTACGCATGGCCTGGATGGGGCGAGCCATATTCCGAGCCAACCATTCGCTGATCAAGGCGCAAAGAACCACCGTCAAGGCCAGCGTTCCTAGAACAGTCAGAGCAACATTGCGAAATTGCCGTTGAAACTGCTCCAGCGTAATCGACATCCGCAAAACCCCTAAGAATTCCCCGTTGCGGATGATCGGGACAGTAGAGTACAAGCGATCGTCATTCGATAAGACCCCTTTGGCCACTCCCTGAGTTGCACGTTTTTGCAGCGCTGCGGCAATTCCAGGTACTTCTAGCCAGTTCAATACTTGTCGGTCTTGGTCCGGAGCTGAAGTTGCTAAGAGTCGGCCTTGAGGGTTAAAGATTCGTAAGGTGACAGCTTCCGACTGACCGTATCTTTGCACGGTTACAGTAGCTCGGGCCAGATCATCCTCTGCCAAAGCTTCTGCTACACTCTCACTCAAAGCATTCGCCCAGGTATTGATATCTGCCTGACGGCTACGCATGAAGTAACCGTGGAATGACCAGAGAATATAAGCCGCTAAAAACGAAGTCCCTAATGCAGTTAGGGCTAGATAGGTAATAAATAGTTTGCGGTAAATAGAGTTCCAGCGCATCCGAGTAGGCAACCAGTTCAGGACGCGCTTTGAAGGAGACTTTAGGCCTGCATCTAGGTCTTGCTCAGTCCTCACGATTGCGCCGCTTGACCCACAGAGCGTCCCCGAATCACTGCTTTGATCCGAGCTAAGAGTTCTCGTGTATTAAACGGCTTCGTCACATAGTCATCTGCGCCCGCTTCCAAGCCCCAGACTTTGTCAATATCTTGGTCTTTGGCGGTCAACATCACAATTGGGACGTTAGAAAAAGCTCGAATGCGCCAGCATAGTTCCATGCCACTAATGCCAGGCAGCATCAAATCTAGAATAATCACATCTGGAACTTGTTTGTGGAATAACTTCAGAGCGGTTTGCCCATCGCCTGCTGTAGTTACTTGATAACCTTCTCGGATTAAGGCGTAGGAGAGACTAGCTCGTAGAGCCTCTTCATCATCTACTAATAGAACATGCGCCATCTTAAATTTCCCTTCTCTATAACGCCCCTAGCTGAGCCATCGCACAATGGTGATTTTACCTATTTCACCAGACAGATACCCCAAGTTAGAAGCTCAATCTCCTAAACCTGTGATCGCAATGATGCCGAAGAGACTGTAACCACTCTATTAACTGAGCTGACAGTTTCTCGGCAACCGCGTTTATGTTCTAGAGTAACTTTTTGCCAACACCAAATCATTCTTTCCCAAGGCAGATCCCTAATTTAAGCTTTAGTGCCTAATTCTAGGCTAGAGCTCTTGCGTGAATAGGTAGAAGGTGGATAGAAGTAGGTCAAGGAGGAACTAGCCATGACCTATGAACAACTCAAATGTCTCAAACTAAGTACCTTTAAGCGCAGGTGCGGGGTGCATCGAGGGACCTTCGAGCAGAGGTTGCAGTTCTATGCCCGCATCTCAACTGTCGCGGCAAACGGGTGGACAGCCTAAGCTGAAGGTCGAAGAGCAACTGCTACGGGTCCTGGAATATTGGCGAAAATTATGCACATTGGAAGTGGAACTAGGGTGGCAGGTGCCTGCGATTGCCTTGACAGGTTACGCCGGAAAGGAATGGCAGGAGCGATCGCTAGAACTGGGCTTTCAGCAATACCTCACGAAGCCAATCCTGCCGGATGCATTGATAGAAATTGTGATCCAGCTTCTAAGACAGTCTGAGTAGGGGCCGAACGCTTTTAGTTGCAAGCCTCCGCGACCTGGTTGATCAAGGTCAGTCCTTTTTGACTGGCTAGTTGCAGGGCAAATTCATAAGCCATCTGATAGTCCGACTGATTAGAGATAAAACGGCCTGGTCTGTAATCCATTCCATTATCGAGGTACAGCACAACGGCACTTTGCTCAACATAGATGGAGTAAAGGACCACTTGTGTCGTCTTATTGCTCATGGAAGTAGAAAGGCTTGTAGGGAATGGCTGTATTCTCTAAACCGAGAGGTAGAGATGAAAACTACCAACAGAGGTATTAATTTCTTGTACTTATGAAAACATGAGCGATGAATACTGGCTGGGCAGCACACCCTCATCCTAGTGGGGTGTGGTTAAACTCAGCGGAGTGGGTGACTGCTCCGCTGAGTTTAACCATACTCCTTCAAGCTAAGCAATCTGGCGCAGCTCCAAAACCGTCTCACTGAGGTTCTGAGTTTCTGCTTTAGTCTGAGCAATACCACTCGCTGTTTGCAGCGCCCCTTGATCAATCAAATTCATCGCATCGACGACTTGTTGAATCGCGATCGCTTGTTGTTTAGCAGTGAGCGAAATTTGTTGGCTATTGGTCGTGATGTTGTTAATTGCCGTGACAATTCCCTCCACTGTTTTTGTGCCTTCATCAGCCGCCATAACGGTAGAGTTGGTTGACTTTTGGACATCGGAGACAAGTCCGTTAATGCGTTCTGCTGATTTACGGCTTTGATCAGCCAGCTTACGAATCTCAGCAGCTACAACTGCAAACCCTTTGCCATGATCCCCTGCTCTGGCGGCTTCCACTGCTGCATTGAGCGCCAATATATTCGTTTGGTTGGCCAAGTCTCGTACTAGATCAGAGATGCTACCAATCTGACTCGTCTGTTCGCTTAAGCGCGAAATCTCTTCAGCCATCTGCTGCACACTCTCTTTCAAGCTCAGGCCAAGACCAGTCGTTGAGACATGGCTACTATGACCATCCACCAACTTCAACACCTGTTGCGCACCTGCGGCGGCTAGCTCAGCTTGGCTCGCTGATTGCCTGGCGGCAGCTCCTAGCTCGTTCATGGTTGTAGTTGTTTGGTTGACTGATGCGGCTTGTTGCGTTGCGGTCCGTTCCTGCTGCGCTACGGTCACGGCAATCTCTGTAGAAGAGCTAACAATTCGCTGCACAACTCCAGTAATCTTTTCACCTAATGGCTTGGCAATGGTCTGGCTGAAATAGATGCCAAAAATAACAGCTAGCGTTGGGCCGACAATAATTCCAGCTAATACAGAAAAAGTCGCTTGGTTCACAGCCTGGTTTGCGTTCTTGATTGACTCTTCAGCGATCCTTTCATTGACGTCAATGACTTTTAGAACCGAATCAGTCGCCGCTTCAAACAAAGGCTCTTCTCTGTTGGCTCCGTGAATATCCATTTCTTGGCGGAGATCCAAAGCTTTGTTTAGGGCTGCGATTTTATCCGGAGTCTGCTTGTTTTGTGTGAGTAACTCAGCTTGCTGCTCCCAAGGATTTGAGAGGTTGAGCTGACGGAACTCTCTTTCCATTCTCAGTAGCTCTTGGTGAGCCTGCTTCCAACTATCCCAATCCTGCAGAAATTGTTTGTATAATCTATCCTCATCCGCTCCTCGAGGTGTTTCCTCGTACTGCTGAAATCCTGCTTCAATTTGCTTCCAAGCCTTATCAACTCGCTCTAGTGCAGCCTGCCGCTCATCATCAGTAATGTTAGGGTCAAATAAAAGCCGCTCAGATGATTCGATTTGGGTTTGCCCTTCGTTAATTTTCCATAGACCCGCCACGCTAGGTAAGCTGTTATTGCCTAATGTATCTATAGATTGACTAAGCCGATTACTACCATTCCAGCCAATCGTTGCGACTCCTAAAACCAGTACCCCCATGAATATGAACGAGGAAGTTAGCCGACTCTGTAATGTCATTTTTTGAAACATACTTTAAAGCTTTCTCTAAGAGGTGTATAGATTGCATTTGGTTCGTAATTCAAGACTGTCAATTTTTTGGATGCAACCACATGAGATGTCAGATTTCCCAAGCTAGGCTAATTCCTATCATGGCTTTTAACCTTGCTTATTAGGCATCAGTGCATCCAAAAAAATCAACCCTGGTTGTAGTTCCGTGTAGTCTACCAACCCCGCCAGCCCATCACTCGCTTTCGCGACTCGGTATTCTTCTTTTTGCAAATACAGTTGCAATTGCAGGCCAGTTAGAAGATCATTATTCACAATCAGAATTAAGGAAGATTCCTTTGTTCCTGGAGTCATGGAAATTGTTACTTCTTCTAACATTTAATACATCGAGTATTCTGCGGATTTTACTTAGGAGGAACTAGTTTCATTGAAGAACTAAACTGTCTTAAAATTAGAACGAAAAAATGAAGAATTTTTGAAGGTGTTAAAGACGTTACAAACATACATAGTTACCCATAGCGCGGCCAGGAGCGATCGCCTTCTTAAAGAGGAAGCTCAAGAGTAAAACAAGTTTGTCTAGCGGCACTCATGACTTGGATGGAACCACCTAAGTGATTCACCAACTTATTCACCAACGCTAAACCTAGTCCTGTGCCTCCCTGTTTCCAAGGATCTCCATTGGGAATGCGGTAGAACTTGTCAAAGATGCGGGGTAGCTCTTCAGGTGATATTTCCACACCAGTGTTAGTGACGCTTAAATACAGCTTGTTTGTTTGCCGATGAGCAGCAACCGTAATTGATTTTTCTGGCGGTGTGTACTTGCAGGCATTATGAAGTAGCTCGGTCAGTATGCGTTTGAGGCCAATTGCATCTGTGACTAAATCTGGCAATTCAGGTTCAAGGTCAAGAATTAGGGTCTGCTGCCGATCATTGATGCGTTCTTCAAAGGAAGCAACAAGACCCAAAACCCATTCTGGTAGCTGAATTACATCTGTTTGCTGAGGTTGATATTCTGCTTCCAGCCGTTGCAAGTCCAGTAAATCATTAACCAGGGAGATCTCTCTTTCACATTCATCACGGAGTATTTGCAGATAAGTCGCACTTTTACTACAACTAGAATTTCGATTGACTTGTCCTCCACATAACATCTGGCTTTGAGTAACGTTGCGCTCTAACATTTGAATCGCTAAACGCATGTTAGAGATGGGAGAACGAAGTTCATGAGAGACCGTACTCAAAAAATCATCTTTTAACTGATTCAGTCTTTCTAGCTCAGTAACTGTAGCTTGAGCCGCTTGATACAGACGAGCTTGACGTAGGGCGATCGCACACTGATTGGCTACTTGCTCCACTAAGCGAACTTCCGATGCACTCAAAACCTTGTGCTGAGAGTTAATCAAACACAGGTTACCAATGGCTTCAGCACCATTCATCATCGGGCAAGCAAATATGGCCGTCTGTGTGTTTGGTAGGTGAGCACTAGGGGCACAGAACTGAAAGCACTGACCCTGTTGCAACTGTTGGTAAATCTCTGGGTAGTACTCCATTGAAATTACTTGTCCACGGCAACCTGCAAGGAAACGAGTAAACTCATAACGGATGTGGGAGGTGTTGTGGCTATAGTCATATAAAGCAGCATTACAACACCCAACATCCAAAGCTATCGCTAATTCTTCTACAGCGGTTTGGAGAATTTGGTCTTCATCTAAGCTATCGCGGACTTTATCTGTAATCCGTTTCAACGTGGCTTCAAATCTCAAAGCTTGCTGGAGTTCTACAATATGGTCTTGCACTTGGTACGTTAGCTCTGTGTTGAGCTGCTGCACTTGCTGATATAGCTCCGATTGCTTGATGGCGATCGCCAGTTGAATCGCTAATCGCTCAGCTAACTCCACCTCCCACATCCGCCAATAGCGAGTCGCTTGGCAATGGTGAGCAATGAGCAAGCCCCACAAATGCTCTCCTTGCAAAATCGGCACGACCATATTGGCCTTGACCTGAAACTGAGTCAAAAAATCAACGTGGCAGGGAGTTAAATTGGCATTGTGAATGTCTTCAATGATCCGAATGCGGCCTAAACGATAGAGATCTGTATATTTATCATTAAAACAAGAATCTCGAATGCATTGGCCTAAAACAGAGGCCCACGGGGGAGCAACGGATTCTACACTCACAGTCCCACACCCTTCTGAGTTAAAGCGATAGATCATCACTCGATCGGTCTGGAGAAACTGTCGGATCTCTGCCACGGCTACATTCAGAATTTCTGCCAAATCAAGAGATTGATGAATGCGTTGAGCGATCGATCCGATCACCCGCTCTCGTTTCATTTGGCTTTGCAATTCTAAAGTGTCTCGCTGTGCCTGCAATAGGCGCTCAACTCGCTGACGCAACAAGGTCCAGTGAATCGGTTTAGTAACGTAATCTAAGGCTCCGGCAGCAAAAGCTTGGTTGACCGATTCTGGATCATCAAGGCTCGTAATCATCATGATGGAGGTGTGAGAGCTACCCGGTAAATCTTTGAGTTGCCGACAGCAGGCGAAGCCATCCATCCCTGGCATTACAGCATCTAAGAGCACTAAATCCGGTTGAAATCGCTCATAAGCTGCTAATCCCTCTTCTCCATCACAAGCTTCCATGACCTGGTAGCCCTCCGCCCGCATCGTTTGGCAAAGCAGCCTCCGCATGATTGGATTATCTTCTACGATCAAAATGCGCGCATGCTCTTGATGAAAGTAAGGTTCCAAGCTGTTTCCTAATATTTGCATGGCTTTTATAGATGGATTTTGGGACAGCATTAAGTTGCTCATTAGATAGATCCGGAAATAGGATTTTCAGCTCAAGGATGCCTAGGACTGAGATGCAATTCCTAAGTTTGAATAGCTTTTTTGTATTTTTTAGCTTTAGCGGACTTAACCTGATACTTAAAGTTTGGCCAATACAGCTGTCTCTTGGCCCACCGTTAGCCCAAGGCCCAATCCTTTCAGGCTCAAATCATTTCTTTCGCACTTCCAATCAGACATTTCTTGCCAGCAATAACAACAAAACCAAAAGTTTTGGTTGGCTCGAATGTGTCGTAGCAATTGATAGGAATAGCGAGGACAGCTGGTCATATCAGTTTCAAAATCTTATAGAGTAGTCAAAGATTGTATTAGTTGATTTCGCTGAAAATTGGAAATCCTCTAACCTGTTTTTAGACTATCAAAAGGTTTTGAAGAAGTTTTGAAGAAACCAAAAATGTTGTAATAGTGAATAATTAGGTGATTCTGTTTGAACTATTTTGTACGAGTCCAATCAAGTACCCGCACCCAACTGTTATTAATCCGGGTGGCCACTAGGAATTGAGAGAAGTAGCTGTGGCACTACCAGTTTTTATGGTCCCAAGTTTCAAGCTAGAGCTTGAGCAACTTGATAGACTAATGAGATGGGGTCAAAAGGTTTAGCAATCGTTCTTACGACTCCGTAGGCGGAGTAATTGTAATTTTGTAGTAGGTCGGTTCGAGCAGTGAGCACCACTACAGGAATTGACTGGGTTTTAGGGTTTGCTTTGAGGTGGCGGAGGAAGGCCAGTCCATCCATGCCTGGCATCATCATGTCTAGAATGATCGCATCCGGTGGCTCGGCGCTCGCTTTTGCTAGTCCTTCGGGGCCAGAGTTGGCAGTAACCACTTCCCAACCTGCTAATTCTTCAAAACAGCTTTGCACAACCATTTGCACAGGTTCGTCATCATCAATGACAAGAATGCGTTTAGTGGGTATCACGACCATTTGAGAGTTTCTGTACGGCACACTGGCTCACCTCGGCTTGAAGTGTTGTTAATGTCAGCAGTTAGCGAGTGAATACTACCCAATAACTAAAACGCTGACTTTGGCTCTTGAGAGCTGATGCCCCAAGCAAAGTCAACGTCAGTCTTTAGGTTATGAAAAAGATTTGAAGATTTTTTGAAGGTGCAGCAAATTCAAGCTACCAGCCAAAAACTTCTGCAACCTGCTCTACCAGCGTTAGGGGATCGAAGGGCTTGAGAATCAGCCCAGCAATTCCTAGCTGAGCGAACTGCTCTTTGTCTTCCGGCTGAACTCTGGCTGTCAGCAGGGTAACTGGAATCTTTTGCGTCGTAAGATTTTCCTGTAGCTTTTGCAGCGTTTCAAAACCGTTCATTTCTGGCATGGAAACGTCTAGCAGGATGCCATCCAATGGTTCAGAGGCTGCAATTAACAGACCTTGACTCCCTGAGCCTGCCACTAGAACCTCCCAGCCTCCCAAATCTTCTAGACACGCTTGGATAATTTCTTGGATTGCTTCTTCGTCATCAATCACTAAAACACGGCGTGTTGTCATAGGAGTCTTTTACAACCTTCAAAAAAACACCCAGCCTATTTGTCCTCTATTGTGGGGTAGTAGGCAAGGTCAAGTAAAACGTACTGCCTTGGCCTAAGACACTTTCTGCCCAAATGCGACCGTTGTGCTGCTCAATAATGCCACGACAAATGGCGAGTCCTAGACCTGTGCCTCCCTTTTGGCGAGAGTCAGAAGCATCCACTTGTTGAAATCGCTCAAAGACGGCCTCTATCTTATCGGCAGGAATTCCTCGGCCTTGGTCTTGAACTTTAAATAAAACTAGCGACTGAGGAACGGAGCCCTGAGGGTACCCTGTAATCGCCTCGCTACGAGTTAGCTCTGCACTGACCACAATCGTTGTATGGGGTGGGGAGAACTTAATCGCGTTGCTCAGTAGGTTGGTTAAGGTTTGAATAATGGAGTCCGAATCTGCCCAGACTGGCAAGAGGGGAGCGTTAACGGACAAAGCAATCTGGTTTTGTTCAGCATTGGTACGCATAGTCTCTACAGACTCTTGGATCAGAGCCGCTGCGTCACAAATTTTCCTCGTCAGTGTGACTTTGCCAGATTCCAAGCGTCCTAAATCTAAAATGTCGTTCACTAACCGAACCAGGCGATCGCTCTGCTCAGCAGCCACTTGCAACATGCGCTGACCTTTTTCCGGCTTTTTATCGTAGACTCCTGCCGCGAGTAGCCCTAATGCTCCACGAATGGCGGTTAAGGGGGTGCGGAGTTCGTGGCTGACAATTGAAATGAATTCTACTTTCATCCGCTCGACTTCTTGGCGCTTGGTGATGTCTTCCCCAATACTCATGGTGCCAATGATCCTGCCATCAGCATCTCGTAAGATGGTGTTGCTCCAAGAGATCATCCGCTCCTCACCGGATTTCAGCACAATTGGATTGTGGTAATGGGGATGAAAGTCTTGTTCTAGCACTTTGTGGAAGGCAACATTCACGGGTTGAATTTGGCTCGCTGGTAGAAAGTTGGTGAACCAGTGCTGACCCATGACTTCAGATGCGTCATACCCTGTCAGGCTTAAGAAGAACGGATTCACATAAGACACATTGCCAAGGCGGTCTAACCCAACAACCACTAACTGCACATCGTCTAGCAGCGATTGCCACCGTTGATTAGATTCCTCAAGAATGGCTTCGGCTTCCTTGCGATCGCTGATGTCTCGCCCTTCTACAATCAGCAAGGTCACCTGTCCCGCTTCATCTAAAATGGGTTTAACAGAGAAGTCAAACGTAGCAGAGATCCCTCCTGCTCCGGGTACAGTCACCTCAGAACGGTAAAAGTTACCCGCGGCGGCTTGAGCGATCGCGGTCCGAGCAATAGCTTGGGTTTCAGCGGAAGCGGCTAAAGAGGGAAACTCCCAAAGCGGACGTCGAACCACTGCTTCTCGCTGAGTTTGAACAAAATCGAGCGGTGACTGATTGATTTCCAGAAAGATGCCATCTGGTGTCAGCAACCCAATGAACTGAAACGTTTGTTCAAAGATGGCGCGGAACTTCTGCTCGCTTTTCTGCAACGCCACTTCAGCCCGTTTGCGATCGCTGATTTCAATCAAAATCACTCCAACTCCAACGGTTTGAGTGCTACCGTTACTACCTAAAATGGGAAAGTAGGAGGCTAACCAATACCGCATGGCTTCAGGCTGGCTTGGCACTGCCGCATCAATTTCTAAGTTGAGAATGGGCTGTCCTGTGGCTAAAACCTGTTGTATCAGCGGGTTGACGATAGGGGCCAGTTCTGGCAGCAGTTCTGAGGTCGTCTTACCCAAATGAGCTTCGACCGAATATCCGTTAATGTCCGCCAGCGCTTGGTTGATTTGGACAAATCGCAACTCTCGATCATGAATACACAACCCGATCGCAGCGGAAGAGGCCGCATTGAAGAAACTATTGAGCAGCTCATTACTTCTTCGAAGTTCAGCCGTTCGTTCAACAACTCGTTGCTCTAGTTCTGCATTTAGTTGTTTAACTTCTGCTTCTACCCGCTTGCGTTCGGTAACATCACGAGTTACAGCCAGAACATATGTAAAAGGCTCATTTTGTTCATTGTGAGTTTGTAAAGGAACTGCATGAGACTCTAGCCAACGACGAGTCCCTTTTAGCCCCGTAATCTCAAACTCTAAGATCCCCGATTCACCTTGAGCCACCCATTGTGTAAATTCCAGAAACTCTTGCTGATGGGACGGATTTACCATCGAGCAGACACACTGCCCTTGAACCTGCTCCAGCCTCTCTGCTTCTAGCATGAACAGCCCAGCCGCATTCATATTCAGCAAGATGCCATCAGCTGTAATCACCTTGACGCATTCTGGCTCTGCGTCGAAAATGGCTCGCAGTTGCTGCTCGCTTCGCTCCAGAGCCGTTTCAGATTTTTTGCGATCGTCGATGTTCATCACCGTTCCCGACATTCGCACAGGCTGAGCCATCTCGTCGTAAACGATTTGGGCACGTCCTTCCATCCAATGAACTGCACCATCTGGCCAAACAATGCGAAATTCATGCTGATAAGGAGTGCGATTCTGAATCGCTCGATTCACAGCCTGTTTGAGCTTTTCTCGATCCTCTGGGTAAATACAAGCCTCAAAGGTCTCGTACTTACCATTAAAGGTTCCCGGTGCGAAACCAAATAACTGTTCATGGCCGACGGACCAGCTGAGATCCCCAGTCCGGAGATTCCAGTCCCACATGCTCATATAGGCAGCGGCTAAGGCAACTCGCAGTTGCTCTGCGCTTTCTGCGGCTAAGCGTTGATTGAGCTGTTCAATCTTTCGTTTACTCGCTCGTAAATCATCACTTAGGAAGTTGATAATGAAGGCAACCAGAGAAAGAATGACTAAGTGAAACGCATCGCTGACAGTAACGGGGAAGAATGCGTATCGAGGCGGAATAAAAAAGTAGTTGATGACCAGAGTTGAGAGGACAATGGTCACTATCCCTG from Trichocoleus sp. FACHB-46 carries:
- a CDS encoding response regulator translates to MTTRRVLVIDDEEAIQEIIQACLEDLGGWEVLVAGSGSQGLLIAASEPLDGILLDVSMPEMNGFETLQKLQENLTTQKIPVTLLTARVQPEDKEQFAQLGIAGLILKPFDPLTLVEQVAEVFGW
- a CDS encoding methyl-accepting chemotaxis protein, producing the protein MTLQSRLTSSFIFMGVLVLGVATIGWNGSNRLSQSIDTLGNNSLPSVAGLWKINEGQTQIESSERLLFDPNITDDERQAALERVDKAWKQIEAGFQQYEETPRGADEDRLYKQFLQDWDSWKQAHQELLRMEREFRQLNLSNPWEQQAELLTQNKQTPDKIAALNKALDLRQEMDIHGANREEPLFEAATDSVLKVIDVNERIAEESIKNANQAVNQATFSVLAGIIVGPTLAVIFGIYFSQTIAKPLGEKITGVVQRIVSSSTEIAVTVAQQERTATQQAASVNQTTTTMNELGAAARQSASQAELAAAGAQQVLKLVDGHSSHVSTTGLGLSLKESVQQMAEEISRLSEQTSQIGSISDLVRDLANQTNILALNAAVEAARAGDHGKGFAVVAAEIRKLADQSRKSAERINGLVSDVQKSTNSTVMAADEGTKTVEGIVTAINNITTNSQQISLTAKQQAIAIQQVVDAMNLIDQGALQTASGIAQTKAETQNLSETVLELRQIA
- a CDS encoding response regulator transcription factor, with translation MAHVLLVDDEEALRASLSYALIREGYQVTTAGDGQTALKLFHKQVPDVIILDLMLPGISGMELCWRIRAFSNVPIVMLTAKDQDIDKVWGLEAGADDYVTKPFNTRELLARIKAVIRGRSVGQAAQS
- a CDS encoding response regulator, which gives rise to MTPGTKESSLILIVNNDLLTGLQLQLYLQKEEYRVAKASDGLAGLVDYTELQPGLIFLDALMPNKQG
- a CDS encoding PAS domain S-box protein, translated to MRLSKLWRRCQPYGVAIASTLMALLLTLLLEPFLNRTTNAFFFVAVAVTTWRGGLKPGIVTIVLSTLVINYFFIPPRYAFFPVTVSDAFHLVILSLVAFIINFLSDDLRASKRKIEQLNQRLAAESAEQLRVALAAAYMSMWDWNLRTGDLSWSVGHEQLFGFAPGTFNGKYETFEACIYPEDREKLKQAVNRAIQNRTPYQHEFRIVWPDGAVHWMEGRAQIVYDEMAQPVRMSGTVMNIDDRKKSETALERSEQQLRAIFDAEPECVKVITADGILLNMNAAGLFMLEAERLEQVQGQCVCSMVNPSHQQEFLEFTQWVAQGESGILEFEITGLKGTRRWLESHAVPLQTHNEQNEPFTYVLAVTRDVTERKRVEAEVKQLNAELEQRVVERTAELRRSNELLNSFFNAASSAAIGLCIHDRELRFVQINQALADINGYSVEAHLGKTTSELLPELAPIVNPLIQQVLATGQPILNLEIDAAVPSQPEAMRYWLASYFPILGSNGSTQTVGVGVILIEISDRKRAEVALQKSEQKFRAIFEQTFQFIGLLTPDGIFLEINQSPLDFVQTQREAVVRRPLWEFPSLAASAETQAIARTAIAQAAAGNFYRSEVTVPGAGGISATFDFSVKPILDEAGQVTLLIVEGRDISDRKEAEAILEESNQRWQSLLDDVQLVVVGLDRLGNVSYVNPFFLSLTGYDASEVMGQHWFTNFLPASQIQPVNVAFHKVLEQDFHPHYHNPIVLKSGEERMISWSNTILRDADGRIIGTMSIGEDITKRQEVERMKVEFISIVSHELRTPLTAIRGALGLLAAGVYDKKPEKGQRMLQVAAEQSDRLVRLVNDILDLGRLESGKVTLTRKICDAAALIQESVETMRTNAEQNQIALSVNAPLLPVWADSDSIIQTLTNLLSNAIKFSPPHTTIVVSAELTRSEAITGYPQGSVPQSLVLFKVQDQGRGIPADKIEAVFERFQQVDASDSRQKGGTGLGLAICRGIIEQHNGRIWAESVLGQGSTFYLTLPTTPQ
- a CDS encoding ATP-binding protein: MRTEQDLDAGLKSPSKRVLNWLPTRMRWNSIYRKLFITYLALTALGTSFLAAYILWSFHGYFMRSRQADINTWANALSESVAEALAEDDLARATVTVQRYGQSEAVTLRIFNPQGRLLATSAPDQDRQVLNWLEVPGIAAALQKRATQGVAKGVLSNDDRLYSTVPIIRNGEFLGVLRMSITLEQFQRQFRNVALTVLGTLALTVVLCALISEWLARNMARPIQAMRNFAIQIGSGHLGEELSIQQADELGQLATELNRMSKRLASLDKERRAFLASVSHELRTPVSNVLVTVEALKSGASEEPELRDRFIQTVEDETKRLARLIHDLLDLGRLEAGVAPLEQQPVNLRDLVNRAVRAVESRMQSKGIGIQMDVANMQSQGDPERLLQAFMNILDNAIKHSIPDTQVFVVGRSQNGEAIVTIRDQGPGISEAALPHIFEQFYTADPSRQGSGTGLGLAIARRIVEAHQGTITAISPPGKGATFRIKLPCTNPAALAKANGVAE
- a CDS encoding GAF domain-containing protein, with the translated sequence MSNLMLSQNPSIKAMQILGNSLEPYFHQEHARILIVEDNPIMRRLLCQTMRAEGYQVMEACDGEEGLAAYERFQPDLVLLDAVMPGMDGFACCRQLKDLPGSSHTSIMMITSLDDPESVNQAFAAGALDYVTKPIHWTLLRQRVERLLQAQRDTLELQSQMKRERVIGSIAQRIHQSLDLAEILNVAVAEIRQFLQTDRVMIYRFNSEGCGTVSVESVAPPWASVLGQCIRDSCFNDKYTDLYRLGRIRIIEDIHNANLTPCHVDFLTQFQVKANMVVPILQGEHLWGLLIAHHCQATRYWRMWEVELAERLAIQLAIAIKQSELYQQVQQLNTELTYQVQDHIVELQQALRFEATLKRITDKVRDSLDEDQILQTAVEELAIALDVGCCNAALYDYSHNTSHIRYEFTRFLAGCRGQVISMEYYPEIYQQLQQGQCFQFCAPSAHLPNTQTAIFACPMMNGAEAIGNLCLINSQHKVLSASEVRLVEQVANQCAIALRQARLYQAAQATVTELERLNQLKDDFLSTVSHELRSPISNMRLAIQMLERNVTQSQMLCGGQVNRNSSCSKSATYLQILRDECEREISLVNDLLDLQRLEAEYQPQQTDVIQLPEWVLGLVASFEERINDRQQTLILDLEPELPDLVTDAIGLKRILTELLHNACKYTPPEKSITVAAHRQTNKLYLSVTNTGVEISPEELPRIFDKFYRIPNGDPWKQGGTGLGLALVNKLVNHLGGSIQVMSAARQTCFTLELPL
- a CDS encoding response regulator translates to MPYRNSQMVVIPTKRILVIDDDEPVQMVVQSCFEELAGWEVVTANSGPEGLAKASAEPPDAIILDMMMPGMDGLAFLRHLKANPKTQSIPVVVLTARTDLLQNYNYSAYGVVRTIAKPFDPISLVYQVAQALA